The region TCAGTTGAAAGATAAAGTATGATTTACAACAAATAACACAATTCTTTGTGAATTTACCTCTAAAAGCATATCTGTAGATGGCTCTATACAGTACATTCCAAGCGAGTCCAATAAGGCAAGATAACTAAGAGCAAATTAAGAAGATAGCTTCCTTCTTTATTAAGGAAAGAAAATGGACTCCTTCACTGTTTAAAAAAATGCAGCaacctaccccctcccctcccccccgccCCCTACAAACCAATGTATGACCGTTTGCAGTATCTTCCCATGGTACATCCCATCAATAACCACATCTGTGATCAAATCTGTCTTTTCTCAGCAAACTTATTTAATTATCTGATTACAACCTTTGCAATATTGGGTAAACAGTTCACCAAGTTTTGCATGAATGAACCACATTCTCAATATGACAACCCGATtggaaagaaaaccaaagatGAATCGATATCATCTTCTCGAGTATGATGCTCGGGAACTGGAAGTTCTCCTCTCCTTACGTGGTCTTTTCCTTGCCCTGTCGCGAGATCGGGAACGCTTTCTCAATGtgccttcttttttcttttccatcttTCTATGTTCTGTATTGCTTACTCTTGATCGATCATTTGATGAAGAAGCCCTTGACGGAATTTCCTCTTCACTCTCCTCGCTGGAACTAACAATTTCTCCATCAGACAAATCATCTTGATTTTGACATATGACATGTTCATCTTTCTGCTTCCCATTCTCCTCCTCTCTGCTCTTCTCTTGCGTTACTTTTATTTCTTCCTTCTCAGTCTTGTCATGAGTCTTGTCTTTTGCATTGTCATGGTTCCAACCTTCATTGTTCCTTCTCCTTCGCTCTCTCCTGTTTCCATCTCTACTTGAAATTTCTTTGCTTCCGCTAATAGACAGATGATTCTGGTCTCTACTTTTCATAGGATATTCCCGTACTCCACGTATATCCTGTTCTTTCCGACGACTGTTTTCCAGTTTTTCCCTCAGGTCCTTTACATCACTTTTGCGACCACCGGTACGTATTCTGGATGCATCGTCCGGATATCGCATTCTTTCCATTCTATCCTCCTGGTCCAACTGTTCTCTCCTGTCCAAGTCATTCCTTCTTCTTTGACCATGTCTGGACTCTGGTTTACCTATCCGACTAGTTGCATCTTTACTTGTAGACGATTTCTTGCTCTGTGGAGGATTTCGAACTTTGTTTGAAAAACTATCAGATTCTCTACTGATAGTCTTTTCTGAGGTAGTTCTACCAATCCTCACAACTTTTGACCGACttaaaaattcctcttctttttctttctttggaatggtatatttctttaaaagtgATATCTGTTTGAAGTTGTTGTCGGGTGAAATCGCTTCCTTCGAAGGAGATTTCTTACCAAACAAATCTTTCTTGCATTTCTCAGGAGTCTCAATGAGAGACGAGTCACTGATGTAGATGGCTATCGAATCATCCTGTTTGTCCTCATGAATTGCATCAATCAACTGCCAAGCTTCCTCTTCTGCAATGCTATCAGATCTTATGATTTTTGTGAAGGGTTTCCCACAAGAAATGACTGTATGTCCTTCCTCGTAGCTACAAGCAACTTTCAATGGAGTTGAATACTGCTCACTTCCTTCAGAATTATCTGTGATTGGTCCAAGTTGCTCTCGGTGGTCCGAGTTCCCCGCTGATTCATCGTTGACCTGAGACGTTTCAACCTGTTGCGGAGATGAGTCACAGTTAGGATGATTTATTTCTTTCCGAGTCATAGGTTTATCAGAAGGCATCGCTAAATCCTCCTCATTTGTGAGGCAGTCCATATTATCTACATCATCTTTGTCTGTCTCTTCTACCATTTTAGTACTTGATTCATTGTCAGCTAAGTGAGTTGTTTCTTTTGCATCACATATTTTGAAACTATTCATTGATGGTTGTGCTGAGGACTGCATATTTGGTGCACAACATAAAGTATCTTCACTCTCTTCCTTATCTTTCACTCTAATGACTGACCTCTCGCGAGGAGCTGTTTCTGAATACAAAGTCGTTACTTCTGCTGAAACCTCACCTCTACCTTCTGCTGAAACCTCAGGTCTACCTTGATCGGCTGTCAgagtttcttcttcttcttctacttGTTTGACACCTCTACCTTCTGCTGAAACCTCAGGTCTACCTTGATCGGCTGTCTgagtttcttcttcttcttcttctacttGTTTGACACTCTCCTCATAACTACTTCGTGAATCGTTGCAATCTCTTCCATCCGGGATTCCCATATTTGTTAACCCTCTCCTGTTTCCCACTATGCTCAAATCTCCATCCAGAGGCATTCCTGCACTACCGGCAACCTCAACTTCAGTATTTCCGTCAGCGAGTGCATTATCTATCACCTTCTTTGTCATCCCCTCCTTTGCTAGCTCTTGACAAAATTTCTCATTAGGGCCTTCAAAATTAACTTCATCATCATCTGGAATTGAGCCTTCCTCTTTTGTCAGAAGTTCATCTTCCTTCAAGACCTCTGACTTTTTGTTACCGATGGGAGTGGACTCCAGGCAAGTTATACCGGACGAGGACAGTCTCTCGTCACCTTCTTGATTGCAGCTTTGGTCTGAAATGCTTCCTTCTTTATCCACACCATCATCTGGAATTGAGCCTTCATCTTTTGTCAGAAGatcatcttcctttaagaccTCTGACTTTATGTTACCGATGGGAGTGGACTCCAGGCAAGTTATACCGGTCGAGGACAGTCTCTCGTCACCTTCTTTGTTGCAGCTTAGGTCTGAAATGCTTCCTTCTTCATCCAAACCATCATCTGGAATTGAGCCTTCATCTTTTGTCAGAAGTTCATCTTCCTTCAAGACCTCTGACATTTTGTTACCCATGGGAGTGAAAATGCTTCCTTCTTCATCCAAACCAACATTTCTCCAGTCTTCCAGCACCGAGGAGTCATTGTGACATTCCTCTTCTCCTGTATCAGAAGACATCCTCAAGTCAGAGAGTAAATGCCCACTGCCAGTGCTTTTGATGCTTCTGGTAAGTGAAATGTCAATATCACTTTCCTCTTGTAACTTACTGATGTCTTCTCCCAATCTTCGATTGCCTTCAGCAGTGGTATGTTCTACTTTTGCTGGAGACTCATCGGTCTCTTCTGGCTTTCTCGTTGGCTCCAGTTCCACTTTCGACATTTTTCCCTTCTCCGACACATCTTCTAAATTTGTACGACTATCATCCAAGTATTGTTCCCTTTGTTGATGCTTACCAAGATCCACTTCCTCCTTTGTTTCAATCGAGGCACGATGGTTTACATTATTTTCTGCTGGCTCTTCTAAAGGCATCTTTTCGGACCATGTCTGTAGTATTATCGTTTTTTGGGAATCACTTTCTATAGTTGGCCTTGCAGGACCTTTCAATAGCACTTCATGCGTAACACTATCTGATGCAGATCCAAGACCTGTTCTCTCTTTTTCATGAAACACAGATGTTGCGCCTTCAGGGAAAACTTGGTATTTTTCCTTGGAAGAAGATAGGTTGTTTAGTACTCTGTCACTTTTACGAGGTTCATTAATACCATCTTCATGCTCTGACATTGCTGATACCACTGGTAAGAGAGATGGACTAGTTATCTCTTGATTAGCCATTAATGAAGGCAGAGCTTCTAACAACTCACTTTCTTTCAGTTGAATATCTTCAGACCCAACAGTAATGACTTTCTCTTGATTGTCAACTAAGGTAAATTTTGTTCTTGATTCCTTCATTTCCTTCTGTTTAATATCCTCAGAACTAGGATTGACATCTCTCCCTTCAATTGCATGCCCACCATTTAATTCCTCACTTTCTAATTTCAATGGATAACTGGTGAAAGTCTTCACAATTTCTCGTGTTCCCAGTGGTGTGTCGGTGCAGATGCTAGATCCAGACTGATCCTCTTCCTTTGAAGATTCATCCTTCAAATTTGACTTCTCATTTTCGTAATATCTAGATGTAGTTCTGTCTTTTCTCTGACCCTCACATTCAGACTTTGACAGAGGGCTCTGGACCTCACAATTTGAAGAGTGTAGTTGTTTTCCATCAATGCTACTACTTTTCACTTCTAACAATAATATTTTCTGGGACTTCTCTGGTTCAAAACAACTATCCACTGACGGCGATCGAGATTTGGATGTGCTCTTCTCTGTTTTCTCATCCTCACTATCTGTCAGACAGTGGCCTACTTTCTCATCTTCATTACATTTGCTGCCAGTTTCTTTCTCAGGCGAATGAGAACGCTCTCCATCTCTCTTTGGTCCTTTTATGTGCGAACGTTTCCTGAGTTCACGACTTGACCCTCGTTGTTCCCCATCTTTATCGGTCTCCCTCTCTTTCCTACTATCAGTATCTCTTACTCCCAATTCTCTTGCATCCCTTTCATCTACATGTGTACATTTAACAATCTCACTGTTTGCTTGAGAAATCTGAATTGCACCATGTCTATTCTCATGTAAATATTTCTCAACTCTCTTCTTACCTGTTTCTGAATCTTTCCTTCTCTCAGATGAGTGTTCACGGGATTTAGATCGAGAATATTTCTTGTCATCGCTCCGTTTCTCATTGTGGTGATCTATCTTTCTCCTGTGATCCTTAGAACATCTCTCCCCCTTGGGATATTCATGTTCCTTTCCTCTCACTCGGGAATCGTCCCTTGACTTTAAGCTCCTCGGACGGTCCCTTTCTCTGTGGGAAGATGACCCTTTTTCATGACCTTTTGACCTAGATCTTGACCTACTCCTGCTACTTTGTAATTTCTTCCCTTTGTGACCTCTGTCTCTTCTGGGTGAATAATCAGAAGATCTAGATCTCTTTTTAATGTCCCCTCCCTTGTCGGCATTCGATATCTTACAAACCTTACTTTGTGAAGATGTCCTTTTTTCTGATTCTACATTCCTTGGATAGTCATTCTTGCTATTCCTTTCCTGCGGAGAGTAGTCCTTGGATCTGAGTCGTTTTGTCCTGCCTCTTTTCTCCCTCGTGTCATCCCTTTCCCTGAGATTTTCACTATCCTTATGAAAATCTTTGCATCTGGAATCACTGATGTGATGCCTCTCTCTGTTTTCTTTATGATGGCCATACTTTCTATCTGGAGAAGACTCCCTTGATGCAGCATGTCTATCAGTTTTGTTAACATGTTCTTTTCGAGAACAGTCGGTATcgctttctttgtttctttcagaGTAGGCTCTGCTCACTTTTCCCTCTTCTTCTTCACTTCCACTTTCTTCAGAACCAGTTTCAAGTCTTCTTTCAGAATTCTGATTTGTGGATCCTGGACTATATTTATTATCCCGTGTGTCTTTGTTTTCTCCACCTGACGAATTCTTGGTATGAATGAACTCATCTTTAGTAGAGCAAATTTCCATCACATTTTGATGAGATTTTGACTCCAATTTCCTTCCAGATTCCCTCTTAAGCACTGTTTCCTTTATTCTTGGTTCATTATCACTTTCACTGCCTTTGCTCAATTTTGCAACCGTCCCCTGCATGCCTAATTTGTGTCTATCTTGTAAACAACCTGTTTTGCCACCCTTATCTGGTTGTTTGTTCTCTTTCCTGGCACTCACTGCATCTCTCACATACTGAAGTACATCGTTGGCCTCCTGCTTGATATCACCCGCaactcttcttcttttcttcgtCTCTTCATCCTTGTTCTCCTCTGTATTTCTCCACCTTTCACCGGTAACAACTTTCTTTGAGATGCCATCTGAATTTCTCTTGGCTCCTTCTTTTCTCTTAGCTGAAATTTTGCCGGTGTAAGGCTTGTAGGGAATCACTCTCTTCAACAGCTCTTCGTTTCCACCATTCTTTAGTCTGTTTCAAcgtaacagaaaacaaaaagaaatgacCAAAAACTAGTATTCAAAGACCCTGAATGGAAACCGAATTGAATGAAATGGCACATTCTGATTTTTAATGGTACATAATTAAAACTGCCTTGTTGACAATTCAAAGAAATTTGTGTttttatcaaattgtatgacACTGGGTATTCccctttttttaattaatttagcTAGCTGTGTTTGAAACACAAGAGTGCTTTTAGTTTATATGTAAAAAGTTTCTGAAGACAGATGGTATTACAGCTTTACTATTCAAATTTATGGGCACAACAAAAGCAGTTCTTGCCAAGTGTCCAAGTATGGCACCACAACTACAATATGGGGCAATGGACGCCTTTAAGTAACACGATTAACTATCAACATTTGATATCTCAACAATGAAACAAGTCCGTAAATCTGGACTGATTTATCAGCCTCCAGCTCTGCAACACATAACTTTCAAACCTCATGACATTGTCACATACATGTTTTAAAATTATTGTGGTTCTGTCTCCATACACATCATAATATGAGATTTCCTGATATTGTGTACCACTTAGAGCTAATATTCTCATCAGCTTCTTAATTCTGAGGAGCAGTCTCTAGAGgattttttcaaagttgtaacTTACCGGAGTTCTAAGCTGAGAATTTCTCTTTGCTTTGTTTTCAACTCAAGCTGTGCAGTTTTCATGAGGGCAGAGATATTCTGTCGTAGAGTTTGGTTTTGCTTTGTAATTTTCTCCAACTGAAACAAAGAagcagataaaaaaaattgtcagcaaTGTCAACAATCACAGGTACAATGACCGGTGCTCTGgatgagtggataaaggcggtgggatttgaagcaatgaggcttagcaatcgggaggttcggggttcgattcccggccgggtcatagtaaggtgagtttttcatccaagagcaatgtACGGTTTtacatctgaaatgactttctaaagtTGAAAAgcttccaaatttgagttaaaaatgttgaattggaagccacccgacgtgtaagttggaatccataagcccttgcgggtttctcccacatttgtggtcgcttaagcgttgtaaaaataactgctgctgattatgattattattaatgcaGTTGGATGTAATCTAATTGACAAGACGAGAATATGAGTTGTTACTTGCCACTTGGAATGTTGGGTGGCTTGGGTCAGATAGTTTTGTCCTTGCTATATAGTGAGTCCTAAACAATACTGCAAACTTTGAAGGAAattacattttatgtttttattgctCCTTGGACCAAGCTAGACCTATTTCTGCTCTCCGATGCTTTGGTTTAGGTGAACCAGCATTAGCAATAGCTTCACTTTTATAGCTAGGCTAGAGTTATTTACAGTTGAAAGATTAATTATTAACACATCATATAGTGCACAAGaaaatattatcttttttaAACTGATGAAAAATTGTGCTCAAAAGCCTTGAAGTAAATTGGGAAAATCTTTCAGATCGAGGTTGGACAGTGATTTTCAAACATTGCATAATAACTTGGATACTAAATTTCCAAGATTAGGTCATATTTCCGCTCTTTTCTTTTAATCCACAATAATCTTGATTAGTTAAGACACAATTTGGCCAATTATAGAGTGGGTGGAGTAAACACGAGACCACAATTTTCAGTGAAATAAATCATCAAACTTCCGAATAATTCTTTGCTGACCAAGAAACAATCGACTACCATTTCTTTTAACTAAGTTTGGAACTTTCTTTCCTCAGTGCAGTAATTTGCTTCTTAGTATACACCAGAGATTCCAGGATGGAACTCTCAGAGAACCTTAACAAATTTCCAATTTTCTAAATGAAAGAAATGCATGAATCTCTGATCACCTGCTCCATATCAGATTACAAGTGACACACTGCATAAAATCATGCACATGATTACATCACAAGAGACCACAATTAAATAACCCTCTCTTTTTATGCCAAGCGAGTTCATTCATATGCACGCAGTTATACACGTATTTGCAATataacagtacagtaatatCACAGTACAGTAGTGAAACGAATTGCCATAAACagtttaaaattttgaaacttGCAGCTCTGCCTCATTCTACTTACAATTTTATCTTTCTGCTCCAGCTGTTTCCTTAACTCCAGCATCTCTTCCTTCAGTTTGTTATTCATATCGAGGGTTGCTGTATCCTGTTTGGGTACCAAGGAAACAAATATTAGTTATGGTAATGAACTTTACATCGCTAGCATGCAACtgatcatttcatttatttcatttgtttcatgttcctgtaaataacattttgaacaatatttAAGTGACAGTCAAGGAACCTTGCATTTGTTTGTCAATTGAtgagttaaaatgaaatatattacttCATTCTTAGTTTGGTAAAATTCTGGAATTTGCAATTTTCAGGATATTGCaaagttttcacatttttttagAGATGTCCAAAGTTCTTGCACTTAAATTCTGTTAGATGACAAATCTCAAAAATAAggatttaatataaaataagttGAAGGTGAATTCTATGAGTTAAGACTCCCTGAAAACTCTATACATTAGGCCAATAATTAATTCTCATCAATCAGTAGGTTTTGTCTACTACAAATTTGTCCATCATTCATAATATGTTGCTAGATGCGATACCAGataattaaattattccctgaccTGCACTGGTGTCTCCTGTTGCTGTGCCTCCTCCATGAGGTCAGTGTAGAGGTCAAGTGCTGAGAGATTTGATGATTCATCGAACTGCTCGACTTCTCCATCGGACCAAGACTGCTCCTTATCTTCAAATCTTGCCTTGTCTCTTGCAACTGTTTTAATATTTGACATCTGAAGCCTTCGAAGTCTCCTGGCATCGGGAGATTTGATGGGACTTGATCGCTTCAGAATCTCACACCATGCTGGTGACTTTAATGGACTTGGATTCAATAACTTCCTCGTCACGGAGATCAAAGAAGCAGAGTCGCAAGGTTTGGATGAGCTATGATTCCTAAATATTGAGTAGGCACCTTTCAACGATGCAATGACATCAGCAGCAGTGGTCTCAAGTTTGGCATCTACATGAGTAGACACATTTACAGTCCCCCCAAAAGATGACTTTGAAATATCACAAGTTGAAACGACTGCATTATGCCCAGTGGATGATATGTCCATTGCATTGTCATTGTAAAGGTAACATTCCTTATTCGACCCAAGTAAGGATGgctcttcatttttttcttcagcaGCTGGTTTAGCATTGGAACTGAGGTCGTCGTATATGTCAATAGAATCATTTGTAATGTCTTCCACTTCTGGTATATACTTGAAATTGTTCACATCCTGAGAAGTTGTGTGCACTTCAGGGACTTGCAAAacagaaatttcattttgtttggcTACATTTCCAGTTCCAAAACCATCGGAACCTTGATGATTTGTGAAAAAAGACTTCACTCTACAGCAATCATTCTCTCTTTGGCAGTCGTCATGATGACATGTTCTACTGGAACCAGCGTCTATACCAGGGATATCTATCACCAATGCACGACCAGAGCAATGGTCTGAATCTTCCATTGTGTCGAAAAAAATTGAATCATCTGACTATGTCAGGATGCAACTTCACTGTAAAACCAAGAGACacataacaaattattaattgtATCATTCAAGTTTCTTCATGTAAAATTCTACATCCAAACACAATACACAATATCTGAACATGCATCTTTTATTAATGCTGTCATCTATGAAATAATgtcatttgtaaaataaatccTATTAAACTGTACAGTCCAATTTAATGGGTtgttacatttcactgtgaAAAATAAGTCAATTTCAAACAGGGTCCCACAGAACTTTCCATGCCAATTCTGCATGTGACCTTTTCGATAGAACATGTCTGCCTATAGGCAGATTTTTTCTTAGGGAGGGTACAAATTTTCAGGGAAACTTTTTTCATAACATTCTACTCTTTTCAGACCTGGAAATTGTTCTTCAAATTGTTATGAATCATTCAGGTTTTCCATGAATGTGAAAACTATGTTCAAACAAAATttatttataggcctactgtGAAACAAATGCAAGTTGATGAGTCCCAAACTTCTTTCTCAGAACATTGGCAGACACACTGCTGACTGGCACTTAACGACAATAGACTTGATCCTTTAAATTTCAACGGCAATaggtataggctaggcctacaaaAGTGCATTATCAGTGGCAGTGCAACAGAGGGCATGACGTGATTTGCTAAGTTATTATCCATAAGATTTAGAACTGAAGCTAATCATTTATATTAGAAACAGCTTCAATGCAATGTACTAACGTGAAAAATTGTCAAAGCCTAACTCACTTTCCTTATAGTTATACTAAGAAATATTCCCAAAGGGTAGAGGAAACCCCTCTCCTTTGACTCCTCCCCAACATAAGACTGAGTGACATTTGTTCCCCCCCTAAAAATATCTTCCCCCCCCCAACTTGGCTTGACTGGTACCATCACTccatacatttatacatattttactAAGGCCTAATCGTATATTCATTATACGTACGATATGCCTAGTACTACTGCTAGTGCTACTTTAGACTGAGTAGCAagggctaggcctaggctacatgtAGTTTGACTTCAGTTGGATTTGGgtgtagtagtactagtaggcctaATACATATGAACCCTCCTATTTAATCGTTTGTTACTTGTTGTATTATAATAATGAAGTTCCGTGACGTACTTCTTTTTGGTTTTGCAGCTCCACCACTCCAGTATATGGACCCTAAATGTGTTACAAGATGTGTCATCTGAACTGTTGTTGCACAATGTTACATGTCCTCTTGAGTTGTCttgaattgtttgtgttttacCGAGTTTGTGTTCCCGCGAAAACTGAATAGCGCAACCCAATTTAAAACGCGAAAATGTACTTAACCCACCAATTCCACGACAACTTGTTcatggtggcatactcctattacag is a window of Apostichopus japonicus isolate 1M-3 chromosome 21, ASM3797524v1, whole genome shotgun sequence DNA encoding:
- the LOC139962656 gene encoding uncharacterized protein, producing MEDSDHCSGRALVIDIPGIDAGSSRTCHHDDCQRENDCCRVKSFFTNHQGSDGFGTGNVAKQNEISVLQVPEVHTTSQDVNNFKYIPEVEDITNDSIDIYDDLSSNAKPAAEEKNEEPSLLGSNKECYLYNDNAMDISSTGHNAVVSTCDISKSSFGGTVNVSTHVDAKLETTAADVIASLKGAYSIFRNHSSSKPCDSASLISVTRKLLNPSPLKSPAWCEILKRSSPIKSPDARRLRRLQMSNIKTVARDKARFEDKEQSWSDGEVEQFDESSNLSALDLYTDLMEEAQQQETPVQDTATLDMNNKLKEEMLELRKQLEQKDKILEKITKQNQTLRQNISALMKTAQLELKTKQREILSLELRLKNGGNEELLKRVIPYKPYTGKISAKRKEGAKRNSDGISKKVVTGERWRNTEENKDEETKKRRRVAGDIKQEANDVLQYVRDAVSARKENKQPDKGGKTGCLQDRHKLGMQGTVAKLSKGSESDNEPRIKETVLKRESGRKLESKSHQNVMEICSTKDEFIHTKNSSGGENKDTRDNKYSPGSTNQNSERRLETGSEESGSEEEEGKVSRAYSERNKESDTDCSRKEHVNKTDRHAASRESSPDRKYGHHKENRERHHISDSRCKDFHKDSENLRERDDTREKRGRTKRLRSKDYSPQERNSKNDYPRNVESEKRTSSQSKVCKISNADKGGDIKKRSRSSDYSPRRDRGHKGKKLQSSRSRSRSRSKGHEKGSSSHRERDRPRSLKSRDDSRVRGKEHEYPKGERCSKDHRRKIDHHNEKRSDDKKYSRSKSREHSSERRKDSETGKKRVEKYLHENRHGAIQISQANSEIVKCTHVDERDARELGVRDTDSRKERETDKDGEQRGSSRELRKRSHIKGPKRDGERSHSPEKETGSKCNEDEKVGHCLTDSEDEKTEKSTSKSRSPSVDSCFEPEKSQKILLLEVKSSSIDGKQLHSSNCEVQSPLSKSECEGQRKDRTTSRYYENEKSNLKDESSKEEDQSGSSICTDTPLGTREIVKTFTSYPLKLESEELNGGHAIEGRDVNPSSEDIKQKEMKESRTKFTLVDNQEKVITVGSEDIQLKESELLEALPSLMANQEITSPSLLPVVSAMSEHEDGINEPRKSDRVLNNLSSSKEKYQVFPEGATSVFHEKERTGLGSASDSVTHEVLLKGPARPTIESDSQKTIILQTWSEKMPLEEPAENNVNHRASIETKEEVDLGKHQQREQYLDDSRTNLEDVSEKGKMSKVELEPTRKPEETDESPAKVEHTTAEGNRRLGEDISKLQEESDIDISLTRSIKSTGSGHLLSDLRMSSDTGEEECHNDSSVLEDWRNVGLDEEGSIFTPMGNKMSEVLKEDELLTKDEGSIPDDGLDEEGSISDLSCNKEGDERLSSTGITCLESTPIGNIKSEVLKEDDLLTKDEGSIPDDGVDKEGSISDQSCNQEGDERLSSSGITCLESTPIGNKKSEVLKEDELLTKEEGSIPDDDEVNFEGPNEKFCQELAKEGMTKKVIDNALADGNTEVEVAGSAGMPLDGDLSIVGNRRGLTNMGIPDGRDCNDSRSSYEESVKQVEEEEEETQTADQGRPEVSAEGRGVKQVEEEEETLTADQGRPEVSAEGRGEVSAEVTTLYSETAPRERSVIRVKDKEESEDTLCCAPNMQSSAQPSMNSFKICDAKETTHLADNESSTKMVEETDKDDVDNMDCLTNEEDLAMPSDKPMTRKEINHPNCDSSPQQVETSQVNDESAGNSDHREQLGPITDNSEGSEQYSTPLKVACSYEEGHTVISCGKPFTKIIRSDSIAEEEAWQLIDAIHEDKQDDSIAIYISDSSLIETPEKCKKDLFGKKSPSKEAISPDNNFKQISLLKKYTIPKKEKEEEFLSRSKVVRIGRTTSEKTISRESDSFSNKVRNPPQSKKSSTSKDATSRIGKPESRHGQRRRNDLDRREQLDQEDRMERMRYPDDASRIRTGGRKSDVKDLREKLENSRRKEQDIRGVREYPMKSRDQNHLSISGSKEISSRDGNRRERRRRNNEGWNHDNAKDKTHDKTEKEEIKVTQEKSREEENGKQKDEHVICQNQDDLSDGEIVSSSEESEEEIPSRASSSNDRSRVSNTEHRKMEKKKEGTLRKRSRSRDRARKRPRKERRTSSSRASYSRR